CCGCTCACAGCGGCGGCTTCAGCCGGGCGATCCCGCGCAGCGCACCGGGACTGAACCGGGACAGGAGCCGGGCACCACGGGCCTCCGGTGTCACCGGTACGACGGCCTGGTTGCGCACCACCGCCTTGAGAATCGCGTCGGCAACCTTCTCCGGCGGATAGTTGCGCAGCCCGTAGAGCCGGCTGGTCCGCTTCTGCAGGCGTTTCTCCTCCGCGGCGTCGGCACCCGCGAAGTGCGTCGTCGCGGTGATGTTCGTGTTGACGATGCCGGGACAGATCGCGCTGACTCCGATCGACCGGTCGGCGAACTCGGCCCGCAGGCACTCGCTGAGCATCAGCACGGCCGCCTTGGAGGTGCTGTACGCGGGCAGCGCCCGGGAGGGCTGATAGGCGGCGGCGGAAGCCGTGTTGACGATATGGCCGCCCTGGCCCCGTTCGGCCATCTGCCTACCGAAGATCCGGCAGCCGTGGATGACGCCCCACAGATTGACGTCGAGGACGTTCTTCCAGTCCTCGCTCGTGGTCTCCAGGAAGGAGCCGGACAGACCGATCCCGGCGTTGTTGACCAGGACGTCGACGATGCCGTACTCGGTGGCGACCTTCTCGGCGAGCTTCTCCATCGCCTGCTCGTCGCTGACGTCGACCGCTTCGCCCCAGGCCGCCGGGGAGCCGATCAGCCGGGCCATCTCCGCAGTCCTGGCCGCCCCCTCCGCGTCCCGGTCCACGGCCACCACGCGGGCGCCCGCCTCGGCGAAGGCGAAGGCGGTGGCCCGCCCGATGCCGCCTGCCGCGCCCGTCACCAGGACCAGCCGGCCGCCGAACCGGTCCGCGTACGCCCCGGTCGGCGCCGTGTCCTGCACCGGCCGGCCGTCCTCCTGGGCCGCCTCGTTGGCTGCGACGAACTCGCCGATCCAGGAGGCGAGCTGGTCCGGTCTGGTACGCGGCACCCAGTGCTTGCCCGGGAGTGAACGCCGCACCAACTGCGGAGCCCACAGCTCCAGTTGGTCGTACAGCCGCTCCGAAAGGAAGATGTCGCCGGTCGGCGTGATCAGCTGGACCGGTACATGTGCAAAGGCGTCGGTCCGCGGCCTGCTCAGCCGGGCCCGGACGTTGTCCCGGTAGAGCCAGGCGCCGTGCGCCGCGTCCTCGGGCAGGGAGGGCGTCGGATAGTCGCCCGCGGGCACTTTTTCCATCCGCTGGAGAATCCGCGGCCACTGCTTGCCGAGCGGACCGCGCCAGGCCAGCTCGGGCAGGACCGGCGTATGCAGCATGTAGATGTACCAGGACTTGGCGCCCTGGCCGAGCAGCTGACCGATCCGGCGCGGGGTGGGCCGGGTCATCCGCTGCTTGATCCAGTGCCCGAAATGGTCCAGAGAGGGCCCGGACATCGAGGTGAACGAGGCGATCCGGCCCTCGGTCCGCTTGACTGTGACGAACTCCCAGGACTGGACCGACCCCCAGTCGTGTCCCACCAGATGCACCGCCCGGTCCGGACTCACCGCATCGGCGACGGCCAGGAAGTCATCGGTGAGCTTCTCCAGGGTGAAGCCGCCGCGCAGCGGTGCCGGTGCTGTGGACCGGCCGTGTCCGCGCACGTCGTACAGCACGACGTGCCACTGATCGGCCAGCTGCCTCGCCACATCCGTCCAGACTTCCTTGCTGTCCGGGTAGCCGTGCACGAGGACGACCGTCGGCTGCTCCTTGTCGCCCAACTCGACGACACACAGCTCGATTCCGCCCGTACGCACCCGGCGCTCGCGCGCGCCCGGCAGATTCAGCAGACTCATGCCGCCACCTTCTCCTCGGCCCAGCGCCGCACATGCGGCAGATCGTCGTCCAGCCAGAAGGCGCTCTGTTCGGGGTCATTGGAGTCGGTGACCACCAGGATCTCCTCGAACTTGGCGCCCGTACCCCGGAATCCGAGGTGGGGTTCGACCGCCCACAGTCCGGGCTGCGGCGGATGATCGGAGAAGCGGTAGGGGCTCCACAGCGGCGACCAGCCGTCCCGGTGTCCGTGCAGCGCGTCGCTCAGCAGCCCCTTGAGCGACTGGGTGCCGAAGCCGAACACATGCGGGGACCGGCGGCGCTCTGCAACGCGGTCGACCTTGTGGGCTATGACGCCGAAGGGGTACGCGCGATGCCTGTTGGCGTACCCCTGCTTGATCATCAGGCGCTCGACGTCCTCGTAGATCTCGCGCAGCGAACGCCGCTCCCGCACCTCGCGCAGGATCAGCTCGCGGTGGACCTCCAGATCGGCCAGGAGCCTGTCGTGCAGCGGGCTGAGCCCGAGACAGCCGGAATAGCCGATGTCCGCCGTGAAGCCCTTGTGGACCGGGGCCATGTCGAGGATGAACGCCATCCCCGGCTCCAGCCTCCGGTCGGTCGGGAAGAACTGCACGGGCACCTTGAAACCGGCGAACGCCGTGCGGTCCCCGAACCAGGCGAAGGGAAGGTGGAACCAGTCGCGCACACCGCGCTCGCGCAGCCAGTCGCGCTGCATGCGGGCGGCCTCGCGCTCGGTCACCCCCGGCGTCAGCCGGGCGGCGACCGCCTCCGCGCAGTCGTACGCGAGACGTTGCACTTCTCTGAACCCCCGCAGCTCCGGGGCGTGTTCGTCCTTCACTGCCGAGGTCATGCCACCGTCCGTTCCCTGCCGTGTGCGGTACGTGCCCGTAACGTGACACTGATGAATGTGACAATGTCTGCCGACTGCGTCAAGAGGTGCGTGGAGACCTGTGGACAACTCGGCGAGGCCGATGCCCCCGGCCTCCGGGGTCCTCCCTTGTGCTGGCCCCCTACGGGCCCGTACGTCTGGAGTCTGATGCGGATCCAGCCGCCTGGGCTGATGACCGGTGTGGTCCGCACCACTACTTTCGAAGACGTGACTGTGATCGCGACCGAAAGCCTGAGCAAGCGGTTCCCCCGGGTGACCGCGCTTGACCGGCTCTCCTTGGACATCGGCCCCGGTGTGACCGGGCTGGTGGGTTCCAACGGAGCCGGCAAGTCCACATTGATCAAGATTCTGCTGGGTCTGTCCCCCGCCACCGAAGGCCGGGCCGCGGTGCTCGGGCTCGACGTCGCCACCGACGGCGCCGCCATCCGGGAACGGGTCGGCTACATGCCAGAGCACGACTGCCTGCCGCCGGACGTCTCGGCCACCGAGTTCGTCGTCCACATGGCGCGGATGTCCGGACTGCCGCCGACGGCAGCGCGTGAGCGCACCGCCGACACGCTGCGCCACGTCGGTCTGTACGAGGAGCGTTACCGCCCCATCGGCGGCTACTCGACCGGCATGAAGCAGCGCGTGAAACTGGCCCAGGCACTCGTCCACGACCCGCAACTGGTCCTGCTCGACGAGCCGACCAACGGCCTCGACCCGGTCGGGCGCGACGAGATGCTCGGACTGATCCGCCGGGTGTACACGGACTTCGGCATTTCGGTCCTGGTCACCTCGCACCTCCTGGGCGAACTGGAGCGCACCTGCGACCACGTCGTCGTCGTCGACGGCGGCACACTCCTGCGCTCCAGCTCCACCAGCGACTTCACACAGACCACCACGACCCTCGCGGTCGAGGTCACCGACAGCGACACCCACCCGGACGGCACCGACGCGCTGCGCCAGGTCCTCGGCCGGGCCGGCGTCAAGCTCCTGGGCCACGACGGTCTCGACGGGCAGGGGCTGCCCGGGGCGGGCCACATCCTGCTGGTCGAGGCGACCGGCGAGGAGACGTACGACGTCGTGCGCGACAGCGTCGCCGGGCTCGGGCTCGGCCTCGTACGGATGGAACAGCGGCGCCACCACATCTCCGAGGTCTTCCGTACGGAAGACGCACCGCAGTCCGCAGCCGTGGCGCAGACCGTGCCCGCGGCCGCCGGGGCCGTACAGCAGCAGAGTCAGGAGCGGTCGTGATGAGCACCGAAACCGGGGCCGTGAGCGGGAGCGAGACCTCCCGGATCCACAACATCGGGTACCGCTCCTACGACGGTGCGCGGCTGGGCCGCAGTTACGCGCGGCGCTCGCTCTACTCGCAGTCCCTGCGCGGCTCCTTCGGACTGGGGCGTTCCGCGAAGTCCAAGGTGCTGCCGATGCTGCTGTTCGGCGTGATGTGCATGGTCTCGGCGATCATCGTCGCGGTCGCCGTCGCCAACCCGACGGCAACGGCCCTACCGATCAAGTACACGGCCTTCGCGATCTATCTGCAGGCCGTCATCGGCCTCTTCCTCGCAGCGCAGGCACCGCAGTCGGTCTCCCGCGATCTGCGCTTCAAGAGCGTGCCGCTGTACTTCTCGCGGCCGATCGAGCGGGTCGACTATGTCGTCGCGAAGTTCGCGGCCATGGCGTCCGCGCTCTTCATCCTCACCGGGGCGCCGCTCGTCATCCTCTACGCGGGCGCGCTGCTGGCGAAGTTCGACTTCGCCGACCAGACCAAGTGGTTCGGACAGGGGATGGTGTCGGTGGCGCTGCTCTCCGTGCTCTTCGCCGGACTGGGCCTGGTGATGGCCGCGCTGACGCCGCGCCGCGGTTTCGGCGTCGCCGCGGTGATCGCCGTGCTGACCATCTCCTTCGGAGCGGTCTCCACGGTGCAGGCCATTGCCTGGCAGACGGGTTCGACAGGGGCCGTCGAGTGGCTGGGGCTCTTCTCCCCCATCACGCTGATCGGCGGAGTACAGACCGCGTTCCTCGGGGCCGACTCGGCCTTCCCCGGAGGGGAAGGCCCCGGGGCGGGGGTCGGCGTGGTCTATCTGATCGTTGTTCTCGCGCTCGTCGCCGGCTCGTACGCCGTACTGATGCGCCGCTACCGGAGGGTCGGGCTGTGACCACCATCGAGATCGACCACACCTCGCGCTGGTTCGGCAATGTGGTCGCCGTCAACGACGTGAGCATGACGGTGGGCCCGGGCGTCACCGGGCTGCTCGGCCCCAACGGCGCGGGAAAGTCCACGCTGATCAACATGATGGCCGGATTCCTCGCCCCGTCGACGGGCACGGTCACGCTCGACGGCCAGGCGATCTGGCGCAATGAAGCGGTGTACAAGAAGATCGGGATCGTGCCGGAACGGGAAGGGATGTACGACTTCCTGACCGGCCGGGAATTCGTTGTCGCCAACGCGGAACTGCAGGGACTCGGCGATGCGGCGGCGCAGAAGGCGCTGGCCACGGTCGAGATGGAGTACGCGCAGGACCGCAAGATCTCGACGTACAGCAAGGGCATGCGCCAGCGCGTGAAGATGGCGTCCGCCCTGGTCCACGAACCGTCGGTGCTGCTGCTCGACGAGCCGTTCAACGGGATGGACCCGCGCCAGCGGATGCAGCTGATGGCGCTGCTGCGGCAGATGGGGGCGCAGGGCCGTACCGTGCTCTTCTCGTCCCACATCCTCGAAGAGGTGGAACAGCTCGCCTCGCACATCGAGGTGATCGTTGCAGGACGGCATGCGGCGTCCGGTGACTTCCGTAAGATCCGCCGGCTGATGACGGACCGGCCGCACCGCTATCTCGTACGCTCCAGCGACGACCGGGCCCTCGCCGCAGCGCTCATCGCCGATCCGTCGACCGCCGGCATCGAGGTGGACCTGGGCGAACAGGCCCTGCGTATCCAGGCGGTCGACTTCGGACGCTTCACCGAGCTGCTGCCGAAGGTCGCACGTGAACACGGAATTCGTCTTCTGACCGTTTCGCCGTCCGACGAGTCCCTCGAATCGGTCTTTTCCTATCTCGTAGCGGCCTGAGTAGTGGCCTGAAAGGAGCTGTGAAGCGTCATGTACGACCCCACAGTCGCCCGGCTCACCTACCGGGCCCTGCTCGGTCGGCGCCGGGCCGCCATCCTCTTCGTCCTGCCGGCGCTGCTGGTGGCCATCGCCGTGGCGGTACGGGCGTTCGCCGGAGCGGACGACCAGGTCGCCTCGGACGTGCTGGGCGGCTTCGCCATCGCCACGATGGTGCCGCTGATCGGCGTGATCGCCGGAACCGGAGCCATCGGTCCCGAGATCGATGACGGATCGATCGTCTATCTGCTGGCCAAGCCGGTGAAGCGATCGACGATCATTTTCACCAAGCTGATCGTGGCCATTGCCGTCACGATGGTCTTCTCCGCGCTGCCGACGCTGGTCGCGGGGCTGATCCTCAACGGCAACGGCCAGCAGATCGCGGTGGCGTACACCATCGCGGCACTGGTCGCCTCGATCGCGTACAGCGCGCTGTTCCTGCTGCTGGGTACGGTCAGCCGGCACGCGGTCGTCTTCGGCCTCGTCTACGCGCTGGTGTGGGAGGCGCTGTTCGGCAACCTGGTGCCGGGTGCGCGCACGCTCAGCGTGCAGCAGTGGTCCCTCGCAGTCGCCGAGAAGGTCGGCGGAGCGGGCACGATCACGTCCGATGTAGGCCTGCCCGCCGCGACGGTCCTGCTGGCGGCGGTCACCGTGGCAGCGACCTGGTACGCGGGGCAGAAGCTGCGCACGCTGAAGCTGGCCGGCGAGGAGTGATAGTGACCGGCGGTCTTCCGCTGGACACCTCTGCCGTTCCCCGTTCCTGATCACTCCGATTCTCGTCAACCCTCGCCTCCTGGGCGAGGGTTGACGCATTTCGGACAGTAGTACGCGTAACTGTACGGTTATCGGTTCGTTGTGCAGGGTGCGTGGAGGCAACTGGAATCCGTGGCGTCGTAGCTTTCGTGAAACAGGGATTGCCGATGCCGGTGGAGCAGTACCCATCGGATCGGTCATTGAGTGAGTGGCAACCGTGAGCGTCCTCCGCCCCTCAAGCCCGGGACAGGGCTGTCCATCGTCGGTTTCGCGTCTTGCGTTTCACGATCGGAGGCATGCCCATGCCCACGGAAGTCGCCCTGCTCGAATCGCGCGCGCTGCGCGTCGAGCAGATGGGGCGCGTCGACGTCCTCGACAAGGTCAAGAGCCTTGTCATGCTCCCGGACGGAATTCACCTTCGCACAGAGGATGTGGCTCGCTACTTCGAAGTATCCACAACCGCAGTCAGGAGGCTTACCGACCGCCATCAGAACGAGCTCGTCGAGAACGGAATGCGCGTGCTGCGCGGCGCTGAGCTGCGATCCTTCCATAGCGACATGATGTCGCTATGGGTGGGCGAGGTGCCGGAAAGTTATCCACAGGCAGCTACCCAGCTCAGGCTCTTCACCCGCAGGACCGTGCTCAACGTCGCGATGCTTCTTCGCGACAGCGACATCGCCCGATGCGTCCGTACGCATCTGCTCGACGCCGAGCAGGACCTGCGCGCGGGGTACACCTCGCTCGAACACCGCGTCACCCGGGTCGAGAGCTGCCTCGCAGGAGTGGGCAGTGCGCTTCAGGAGCTCGGGCCCGTCCTCAACCGGATGTCGCACCGGCTCGACAGCCTCGACCGGAGGCTGGAGGTCACACATCAGGTCGTCGGCGCCATGAGCGTGCGCCTGGGCCATCTGTCGGAGGACGTCGTCCGTATCGACGGCAGGATGGATGACCTCGCCCGCCACCTGAAGGATCTGAGCCGCCGCAACAAGCAGCGCTGATCCGAAGGCTGTACACGGCCTTTCGGTGTTGCCCGAAAATGGGTGGCACCGAAAGGCCCTTCCGGGCACAGTAGTTGGTGCTGCACACGGCGAAGCCGGTGCAGCACCACGGGACAACAACAGCCGCACGCCGACACGCACACCACTGGCCGGGAGAGGAGCGCGACGATGACCGAGAGTCCGAGTCCGTCGAGTTCCCAGCAGGGCGGGCCCGAGCCGGCACCGGAGTAGTCTTCGACGACTCCGCCGCGCCGATCGGAGCGCAACGCCCGGGGCGGCCCTGTCTGCGCATCGCGCGGCCGCCCTCCCGGAGGATTGGCCGAGTGGTAAGGCAGCGGCTTGCTAAGCCGTCGTCGGGGCCGTAGACCCCGCGCGCGTTCGATCCGCGCATCCTCCGCAGAGGCAGCACCGCGTACCGAAACCTATACGGGTACCAGCACCCGTACGTACGGGTACCGGTACCCGTTCC
This sequence is a window from Streptomyces sp. NBC_01217. Protein-coding genes within it:
- a CDS encoding SDR family oxidoreductase — encoded protein: MNLPGARERRVRTGGIELCVVELGDKEQPTVVLVHGYPDSKEVWTDVARQLADQWHVVLYDVRGHGRSTAPAPLRGGFTLEKLTDDFLAVADAVSPDRAVHLVGHDWGSVQSWEFVTVKRTEGRIASFTSMSGPSLDHFGHWIKQRMTRPTPRRIGQLLGQGAKSWYIYMLHTPVLPELAWRGPLGKQWPRILQRMEKVPAGDYPTPSLPEDAAHGAWLYRDNVRARLSRPRTDAFAHVPVQLITPTGDIFLSERLYDQLELWAPQLVRRSLPGKHWVPRTRPDQLASWIGEFVAANEAAQEDGRPVQDTAPTGAYADRFGGRLVLVTGAAGGIGRATAFAFAEAGARVVAVDRDAEGAARTAEMARLIGSPAAWGEAVDVSDEQAMEKLAEKVATEYGIVDVLVNNAGIGLSGSFLETTSEDWKNVLDVNLWGVIHGCRIFGRQMAERGQGGHIVNTASAAAYQPSRALPAYSTSKAAVLMLSECLRAEFADRSIGVSAICPGIVNTNITATTHFAGADAAEEKRLQKRTSRLYGLRNYPPEKVADAILKAVVRNQAVVPVTPEARGARLLSRFSPGALRGIARLKPPL
- a CDS encoding M24 family metallopeptidase gives rise to the protein MTSAVKDEHAPELRGFREVQRLAYDCAEAVAARLTPGVTEREAARMQRDWLRERGVRDWFHLPFAWFGDRTAFAGFKVPVQFFPTDRRLEPGMAFILDMAPVHKGFTADIGYSGCLGLSPLHDRLLADLEVHRELILREVRERRSLREIYEDVERLMIKQGYANRHRAYPFGVIAHKVDRVAERRRSPHVFGFGTQSLKGLLSDALHGHRDGWSPLWSPYRFSDHPPQPGLWAVEPHLGFRGTGAKFEEILVVTDSNDPEQSAFWLDDDLPHVRRWAEEKVAA
- a CDS encoding ABC transporter ATP-binding protein → MTGVVRTTTFEDVTVIATESLSKRFPRVTALDRLSLDIGPGVTGLVGSNGAGKSTLIKILLGLSPATEGRAAVLGLDVATDGAAIRERVGYMPEHDCLPPDVSATEFVVHMARMSGLPPTAARERTADTLRHVGLYEERYRPIGGYSTGMKQRVKLAQALVHDPQLVLLDEPTNGLDPVGRDEMLGLIRRVYTDFGISVLVTSHLLGELERTCDHVVVVDGGTLLRSSSTSDFTQTTTTLAVEVTDSDTHPDGTDALRQVLGRAGVKLLGHDGLDGQGLPGAGHILLVEATGEETYDVVRDSVAGLGLGLVRMEQRRHHISEVFRTEDAPQSAAVAQTVPAAAGAVQQQSQERS
- a CDS encoding ABC transporter permease, whose product is MSTETGAVSGSETSRIHNIGYRSYDGARLGRSYARRSLYSQSLRGSFGLGRSAKSKVLPMLLFGVMCMVSAIIVAVAVANPTATALPIKYTAFAIYLQAVIGLFLAAQAPQSVSRDLRFKSVPLYFSRPIERVDYVVAKFAAMASALFILTGAPLVILYAGALLAKFDFADQTKWFGQGMVSVALLSVLFAGLGLVMAALTPRRGFGVAAVIAVLTISFGAVSTVQAIAWQTGSTGAVEWLGLFSPITLIGGVQTAFLGADSAFPGGEGPGAGVGVVYLIVVLALVAGSYAVLMRRYRRVGL
- a CDS encoding ABC transporter ATP-binding protein, translating into MTTIEIDHTSRWFGNVVAVNDVSMTVGPGVTGLLGPNGAGKSTLINMMAGFLAPSTGTVTLDGQAIWRNEAVYKKIGIVPEREGMYDFLTGREFVVANAELQGLGDAAAQKALATVEMEYAQDRKISTYSKGMRQRVKMASALVHEPSVLLLDEPFNGMDPRQRMQLMALLRQMGAQGRTVLFSSHILEEVEQLASHIEVIVAGRHAASGDFRKIRRLMTDRPHRYLVRSSDDRALAAALIADPSTAGIEVDLGEQALRIQAVDFGRFTELLPKVAREHGIRLLTVSPSDESLESVFSYLVAA
- a CDS encoding ABC transporter permease; this translates as MYDPTVARLTYRALLGRRRAAILFVLPALLVAIAVAVRAFAGADDQVASDVLGGFAIATMVPLIGVIAGTGAIGPEIDDGSIVYLLAKPVKRSTIIFTKLIVAIAVTMVFSALPTLVAGLILNGNGQQIAVAYTIAALVASIAYSALFLLLGTVSRHAVVFGLVYALVWEALFGNLVPGARTLSVQQWSLAVAEKVGGAGTITSDVGLPAATVLLAAVTVAATWYAGQKLRTLKLAGEE